In the Catenulispora sp. GP43 genome, one interval contains:
- the rplA gene encoding 50S ribosomal protein L1, with protein sequence MKRSKGYRNAAAKIDADEVYTPLAAIRLTKETSVTKFDSSVEVSMRLGIDPRKADQMVRSTIVLPHGTGKTARVLVFAQGDKAEQAREAGADIVGSDELIDEVAKGRLDFDAVVATPDLMGKVGRLGRVLGPRSLMPNPKTGTVTADVVKAVNDIKGGKIEFRADRHSNLNFIIGKVSFSEQQLAENYAAALEEVLRVKPSAAKGRYLKKITFATTMGPGIQVDANRVRNVATDDEA encoded by the coding sequence ATGAAGCGCAGCAAGGGCTACCGCAACGCCGCGGCGAAGATCGACGCCGACGAGGTCTACACCCCGCTGGCGGCCATCCGCCTGACCAAGGAGACCTCGGTCACCAAGTTCGACAGCTCCGTCGAGGTCTCGATGCGCCTGGGCATCGACCCCCGCAAGGCCGACCAGATGGTCCGCTCCACGATCGTGCTCCCGCACGGCACCGGCAAGACCGCCCGCGTGCTGGTCTTCGCCCAGGGCGACAAGGCCGAGCAGGCCCGCGAGGCCGGCGCCGACATCGTCGGCTCCGACGAGCTGATCGACGAGGTCGCCAAGGGCCGCCTGGACTTCGACGCGGTCGTGGCGACCCCGGACCTGATGGGCAAGGTCGGCCGCCTGGGCCGGGTGCTCGGCCCGCGTTCGCTGATGCCGAACCCGAAGACCGGCACCGTCACCGCCGACGTGGTCAAGGCCGTCAACGACATCAAGGGCGGCAAGATCGAGTTCCGCGCCGACCGCCACTCGAACCTGAACTTCATCATCGGCAAGGTGTCCTTCTCCGAGCAGCAGCTCGCCGAGAACTACGCCGCCGCCCTGGAGGAGGTGCTCCGCGTGAAGCCGAGCGCCGCCAAGGGCCGCTACCTGAAGAAGATCACGTTCGCCACGACCATGGGCCCCGGCATCCAGGTCGACGCCAACCGCGTGCGCAACGTCGCGACCGACGACGAGGCGTGA
- the rpoB gene encoding DNA-directed RNA polymerase subunit beta — protein MAASRTAQNITKNAARRISFAKIKEPLEVPNLLALQTESFDWLVGNATWKGRVSEQQAAGLDVPTTSGLEEIFEEISPIEDFQGTMSLTFRDHRFEPAKYSIDECKDRDFTFAAPLFVTAEFTNNETGEIKSQTVFMGDFPLMTNKGTFIINGTERVVVTQLVRSPGLYFSQDIDKTSDKDVFNAKIIPSRGAWLEFEIDKRDMVGVRVDRKRKQHVTVLLKALGWDDARILEEFGEYESMRQTLEKDHTAGQDEALLDIYRKLRPGEPPTREAAQTLLDNLYFNPKRYDLAKVGRYKIDKKLGQASGIDNTVLTEDDIVNAIKFLVKLHAGETEMDPQVEGAPSVVVEEDDIDHFGNRRLRSVGELIQNQVRTGLARMERVVRERMTTQDVEAITPQTLINIRPVVASIKEFFGTSQLSQFMDQTNPLSGLTHKRRLNALGPGGLSRERAGFEVRDVHPSHYGRMCPIETPEGPNIGLIGSLASYGRINAFGFIETPYRRVVDGKVTDHIDYLTADEEDRYVVAQANAPVRDDGSYTDERVLCRRKGGEIEMMAPADIDYMDVSPRQMVSVATAMIPFLEHDDANRALMGANMMRQAVPLLQSDSPFVGTGMEYRCAVDAADVVTADKGGVVTEVSADLVTVANDDATTSVYRIAKFRRSNQGTSFNQKVIVAEGERVEVGSVLADGPCTQDGEMALGKNLLVAFMPWEGHNYEDAIILSQRLVQDDVLSSIHIEEHEVDARDTKLGPEEITRDIPNVSEEVLADLDERGIIRIGADVVPGDILVGKVTPKGETELTPEERLLRAIFGEKAREVRDTSLKVPHGEQGKIIGVRIFDRDSGDELPPGVNQLVRVYVAQKRKITHGDKLAGRHGNKGVIAKILPVEDMPFLEDGTPVDIVLNPLGVPSRMNPGQVLETHLGWIAATGWDIGDGQAEWQERLRSIGADKAEAKTKVATPVFDGAREDEITGLLGNTLKTRDGVRLVDSTGKARMFDGRSGEPFPYPISVGYMYILKLHHLVDDKLHARSTGPYSMITQQPLGGKAQFGGQRFGEMEVWALEAYGAAYALQELLTIKSDDVLGRVKVYEAIVKGDNIPEPGIPESFKVLIKEMQSLCLNVEVLSKDGTMIELRDTDEDVFRAAEELGIDLSRREPSSVEEV, from the coding sequence TTGGCCGCCTCGCGCACCGCCCAGAACATCACCAAGAACGCCGCCCGCCGCATCTCCTTCGCGAAGATCAAAGAGCCGCTCGAGGTTCCGAACCTGCTCGCGCTGCAGACGGAGTCCTTCGACTGGCTCGTCGGCAACGCCACCTGGAAGGGTCGCGTTTCCGAGCAGCAGGCCGCCGGCCTCGACGTGCCCACCACCTCCGGTCTGGAGGAGATCTTCGAGGAGATCTCCCCGATCGAGGACTTCCAGGGCACCATGTCGCTGACGTTCCGCGACCACCGCTTCGAGCCCGCGAAGTACTCCATCGACGAGTGCAAGGACCGCGACTTCACCTTCGCCGCCCCGCTGTTCGTGACCGCCGAGTTCACGAACAACGAGACCGGCGAGATCAAGAGCCAGACCGTGTTCATGGGCGACTTCCCGCTCATGACCAACAAGGGCACCTTCATCATCAACGGCACCGAGCGTGTCGTGGTGACCCAGCTGGTGCGCTCCCCGGGTCTGTACTTCTCGCAGGACATCGACAAGACCTCCGACAAGGACGTCTTCAACGCCAAGATCATCCCGAGCCGGGGTGCCTGGCTGGAGTTCGAGATCGACAAGCGCGACATGGTCGGCGTGCGCGTCGACCGCAAGCGCAAGCAGCACGTCACCGTGCTCCTGAAGGCCCTGGGCTGGGACGACGCCCGGATCCTGGAGGAGTTCGGCGAGTACGAGTCCATGCGCCAGACGCTGGAGAAGGACCACACCGCCGGCCAGGACGAGGCGCTGCTGGACATCTACCGCAAGCTGCGCCCGGGCGAGCCGCCGACGCGCGAGGCGGCCCAGACCCTGCTGGACAACCTGTACTTCAACCCCAAGCGCTACGACCTGGCCAAGGTCGGCCGCTACAAGATCGACAAGAAGCTGGGGCAGGCCAGCGGCATCGACAACACGGTGCTCACCGAGGACGACATCGTCAACGCGATCAAGTTCCTGGTGAAGCTGCACGCCGGCGAGACCGAGATGGACCCGCAGGTCGAGGGCGCGCCCTCGGTCGTCGTCGAAGAGGACGACATCGACCACTTCGGCAACCGCCGTCTGCGCAGCGTCGGCGAGCTGATCCAGAACCAGGTCCGCACCGGCCTGGCCCGCATGGAGCGCGTCGTCCGCGAGCGCATGACCACGCAGGACGTCGAGGCCATCACGCCGCAGACGCTGATCAACATCCGGCCGGTCGTGGCCTCCATCAAGGAGTTCTTCGGCACCAGCCAGCTCTCGCAGTTCATGGACCAGACCAACCCGCTGTCCGGTCTGACCCACAAGCGCCGGCTGAACGCGCTGGGCCCCGGCGGTCTGTCCCGTGAGCGGGCCGGCTTCGAGGTCCGCGACGTGCACCCCTCGCACTACGGCCGCATGTGTCCGATCGAGACGCCGGAAGGCCCGAACATCGGCCTGATCGGCTCGCTGGCCTCCTACGGCCGGATCAACGCCTTCGGCTTCATCGAGACCCCGTACCGCCGGGTCGTCGACGGCAAGGTCACCGACCACATCGACTACCTCACCGCCGACGAGGAGGACCGGTACGTCGTGGCCCAGGCCAACGCCCCGGTCCGGGACGACGGCTCCTACACCGACGAGCGCGTGCTGTGCCGCCGCAAGGGCGGCGAGATCGAGATGATGGCCCCGGCCGACATCGACTACATGGACGTCTCCCCGCGCCAGATGGTGTCCGTCGCGACCGCGATGATCCCGTTCCTGGAGCACGACGACGCCAACCGCGCCCTGATGGGCGCGAACATGATGCGCCAGGCCGTGCCGCTGCTGCAGTCGGACTCGCCGTTCGTCGGCACCGGCATGGAGTACCGCTGCGCGGTCGACGCCGCCGACGTGGTGACCGCCGACAAGGGCGGCGTGGTGACCGAGGTCTCCGCCGACCTGGTGACCGTCGCCAACGACGACGCGACCACCAGCGTCTACCGGATCGCCAAGTTCCGCCGCTCCAACCAGGGCACCTCCTTCAACCAGAAGGTGATCGTCGCCGAGGGCGAGCGGGTCGAGGTCGGCTCGGTGCTGGCCGACGGCCCGTGCACCCAGGACGGCGAGATGGCCCTGGGCAAGAACCTGCTCGTGGCGTTCATGCCGTGGGAGGGCCACAACTACGAGGACGCGATCATCCTGTCGCAGCGCCTCGTGCAGGACGACGTCCTGTCCTCGATCCACATCGAGGAGCACGAGGTCGACGCCCGGGACACCAAGCTGGGCCCGGAGGAGATCACCCGGGACATCCCGAACGTCTCCGAGGAGGTCCTGGCCGACCTCGACGAGCGCGGCATCATCCGGATCGGCGCCGACGTCGTCCCCGGCGACATCCTGGTCGGCAAGGTCACGCCCAAGGGCGAGACCGAGCTCACCCCCGAGGAGCGGCTGCTGCGCGCGATCTTCGGTGAGAAGGCCCGCGAAGTCCGCGACACCTCGCTGAAGGTGCCGCACGGCGAGCAGGGCAAGATCATCGGTGTCCGCATCTTCGACCGCGACAGCGGCGACGAGCTCCCGCCGGGCGTCAACCAGCTGGTCCGGGTGTACGTGGCGCAGAAGCGCAAGATCACCCACGGTGACAAGCTGGCCGGCCGGCACGGCAACAAGGGTGTCATCGCCAAGATCCTCCCGGTCGAGGACATGCCGTTCCTGGAGGACGGCACCCCGGTCGACATCGTGCTGAACCCGCTGGGCGTGCCCTCGCGCATGAACCCGGGCCAGGTGCTGGAGACCCACCTCGGGTGGATCGCCGCCACCGGCTGGGACATCGGCGACGGCCAGGCCGAGTGGCAGGAGCGCCTGCGCTCGATCGGCGCGGACAAGGCCGAGGCGAAGACCAAGGTCGCGACCCCGGTCTTCGACGGCGCCCGCGAGGACGAGATCACCGGCCTGCTGGGCAACACCCTGAAGACCCGCGACGGGGTCCGCCTGGTGGACAGCACCGGCAAGGCCCGGATGTTCGACGGCCGCTCCGGCGAGCCGTTCCCGTACCCGATCTCGGTCGGCTACATGTACATCCTGAAGCTGCACCACCTGGTGGACGACAAGCTGCACGCCCGCAGCACCGGCCCCTACTCGATGATCACGCAGCAGCCGCTGGGCGGTAAGGCCCAGTTCGGCGGCCAGCGGTTCGGCGAGATGGAGGTGTGGGCGCTGGAGGCCTACGGCGCCGCGTACGCGCTGCAGGAACTGCTCACCATCAAGTCCGACGACGTGCTCGGCCGCGTGAAGGTCTACGAGGCCATCGTCAAGGGCGACAACATCCCCGAACCCGGCATCCCCGAGTCCTTCAAGGTGTTGATCAAGGAAATGCAGTCGCTGTGCCTGAACGTCGAGGTGCTCAGCAAGGACGGCACCATGATCGAGCTGCGCGACACCGACGAGGACGTCTTCCGGGCGGCCGAGGAACTGGGCATCGACCTGAGCCGGCGTGAGCCGTCCAGTGTCGAAGAGGTCTGA
- the rplL gene encoding 50S ribosomal protein L7/L12 yields the protein MAKLSNDELLEAFKEMTLIELSEFVKLFEDTFDVVAAAPVAVAGPAGPAAAAEAPAEQDEFDVILEGAGEKKIQVIKVVRELTSLGLKEAKDLVDGAPKPLLEKVNKETAEKAKAALEEAGAGVSVK from the coding sequence ATGGCGAAGCTCAGCAACGACGAGCTGCTCGAGGCTTTCAAGGAGATGACGCTGATCGAGCTCTCCGAGTTCGTGAAGCTGTTCGAGGACACCTTCGACGTCGTGGCCGCCGCCCCGGTCGCCGTCGCCGGCCCGGCCGGCCCGGCCGCCGCCGCCGAGGCCCCGGCCGAGCAGGACGAGTTCGACGTCATCCTCGAGGGTGCCGGCGAGAAGAAGATCCAGGTCATCAAGGTCGTGCGCGAGCTGACCTCGCTGGGTCTGAAGGAGGCCAAGGACCTCGTCGACGGCGCTCCGAAGCCGCTGCTGGAGAAGGTCAACAAGGAGACCGCCGAGAAGGCCAAGGCCGCTCTGGAAGAGGCCGGCGCCGGCGTCTCCGTGAAGTAG
- the rplK gene encoding 50S ribosomal protein L11, whose protein sequence is MPPKKKLTAVIKLQIKAGMANPAPPVGPALGQHGVNIMEFCKQYNAATEAQRGQVVPVEISVFEDRSFTFITKTPPAAKLILKAAGIEKGSGVPQKDKVATLTQAQVREIAETKMPDLNANDVEAAMKIIAGTARSMGVIVSDS, encoded by the coding sequence ATGCCTCCCAAGAAGAAGCTCACCGCGGTCATCAAGCTCCAGATCAAGGCCGGTATGGCGAACCCGGCCCCGCCCGTCGGCCCGGCTCTGGGCCAGCACGGCGTGAACATCATGGAGTTCTGCAAGCAGTACAACGCGGCCACCGAGGCCCAGCGCGGCCAGGTCGTCCCGGTCGAGATCTCGGTGTTCGAGGACCGCTCCTTCACCTTCATCACCAAGACCCCGCCGGCCGCGAAGCTGATCCTGAAGGCCGCGGGCATCGAGAAGGGCTCGGGCGTCCCGCAGAAGGACAAGGTCGCGACGCTGACCCAGGCCCAGGTCCGGGAGATCGCCGAGACCAAGATGCCGGACCTGAACGCCAACGACGTCGAGGCCGCGATGAAGATCATCGCCGGCACCGCGCGCTCGATGGGCGTCATCGTCTCGGACAGCTGA
- the rplJ gene encoding 50S ribosomal protein L10: MARPDKAAAVAEIADHFRGSNAAVLTEYRGLTVAQLKELRRALGATTDYAVVKNTLTKVAAREAGIDGLDESALKGPSAIAFIKGDPVEAAKGLRDFAKANPLLVIKGGVMEGKTLTPADITKLADLESREVLLAKAAGAMKASLANAAALFQAPLSKAVRTVDALSAKKSADA, encoded by the coding sequence ATGGCGAGGCCTGACAAGGCGGCTGCGGTCGCCGAGATCGCGGATCACTTCCGCGGCTCGAACGCCGCCGTGCTGACCGAGTACCGCGGGCTCACTGTCGCGCAGCTGAAGGAGCTTCGGCGCGCGCTCGGTGCGACCACGGACTACGCCGTGGTGAAGAACACGCTGACCAAGGTCGCTGCTCGCGAGGCCGGTATTGACGGTCTGGACGAGTCGGCGCTGAAGGGTCCCTCGGCCATCGCCTTCATCAAGGGCGACCCGGTCGAGGCTGCCAAGGGTCTTCGTGACTTCGCCAAGGCGAACCCCCTTCTGGTGATCAAGGGCGGGGTGATGGAGGGCAAGACCCTCACCCCGGCCGACATCACCAAGCTCGCGGACCTTGAGTCCCGCGAGGTTCTGCTGGCCAAGGCGGCCGGCGCGATGAAGGCGTCCCTCGCGAACGCGGCGGCGCTCTTCCAGGCTCCTTTGTCGAAGGCCGTCCGCACCGTGGACGCGCTGTCGGCCAAGAAGTCCGCCGACGCCTGA
- a CDS encoding DNA-directed RNA polymerase subunit beta', producing MLDVNFFDELRIGLATADDIRTWSYGEVKKPETINYRTLKPEKDGLFCEKIFGPTRDWECYCGKYKRVRFKGIICERCGVEVTRAKVRRERMGHIELAAPVTHIWYFKGVPSRLGYLLDLAPKDLEKVIYFAAYMITEVDDERRTRDLPSLEAKVSVERQQVENRRDADVEARQKKLEEDLAALEAEGAKADQRRKVREGGEREMKQLRDRAQREIDRLDEVWSRFKSLKVQDLEGDEILYREMRDRYGTYFSGSMGAAALQKRLETFDLDAEAESLRDTIRNGKGQKKTRALKRLKVVEAFRSTNNSPSGMVLDCVPVIPPDLRPMVQLDGGRFATSDLNDLYRRVINRNNRLKRLLDLGAPEIIVNNEKRMLQEAVDSLFDNGRRGRPVTGPGNRPLKSLSDMLKGKQGRFRQNLLGKRVDYSARSVIVVGPQLKLHQCGLPKQMALELFKPFVMKRLVDLNHAQNIKSAKRMVERARPVVWDVLEEVIGEHPVLLNRAPTLHRLGIQAFEPQLVEGKAIQIHPLVCTAFNADFDGDQMAVHLPLSAEAQAEARVLMLSSNNILSPAHGRPITSPTQDMVLGIFFLTMDRDGMKGEGRAFGSISEAMMAFDNRELDLQAPIELRISEAVPPRGWVAPEGWETGQPFRLKTSLGRALFNELLPLDYPYENREVAKKQLSAIVNDLAERYPKVTVAATLDNLKSAGFYWATRSGVTVSVEDIVVPPKKGEILEGYEAQAAKIQKQYERGLVTKEERNQELISIWTKATNDVADAMQANFSKTNPIFMMVDSGARGNFMQMRQIAGMRGLVSNAKNETIPRPIKASFREGLSVVEYFISTHGARKGLADTALRTADSGYLTRRLVDVSQDVIIREEDCGTERGIVMPIASRGSDGRLIKDENVENSVYARNTAEKVVVEKKTILDAGVDLGDVAIDKLIENGVAEVKVRSVLTCQSKVGTCAMCYGRSLATGKLVDVGEAVGIIAAQSIGEPGTQLTMRTFHTGGVAGDDITQGLPRVIELFEARTPKGVAPIAEAAGRVRIEDTDKTRKLVITPDDPSVEEVAYPVSKRTMLLVSDDQHVEVGQELTKGTINPHDVLRILGQRQVQIHLVAEVQKVYRSQGVPIHDKHIEIIVRQMLRRVTIIEAGDAELLPGELVEFSRFETENRKVIAEGGHAASGRPQLMGITKASLATDSWLSAASFQETTRVLTDAAINGKSDSLLGLKENVIIGKLIPAGTGMPRYRNIKVEPTEEAKAQMYTLVGYDDDYSSYSFGSGSGQAVPLEEYDFGGYSG from the coding sequence ATGCTTGACGTCAATTTCTTCGACGAGCTCCGTATCGGTCTGGCGACTGCCGACGACATCCGCACCTGGTCCTACGGCGAGGTGAAGAAGCCGGAGACCATCAACTACCGCACCCTGAAGCCGGAGAAGGACGGGCTCTTCTGCGAGAAGATCTTCGGCCCCACCCGGGACTGGGAGTGCTACTGCGGCAAGTACAAGCGGGTGCGCTTCAAGGGCATCATCTGCGAGCGCTGCGGGGTCGAGGTCACCCGGGCCAAGGTGCGTCGTGAGCGGATGGGCCACATCGAGCTCGCCGCGCCCGTGACCCACATCTGGTACTTCAAGGGTGTGCCGTCCCGGCTGGGCTACCTGCTGGACCTGGCGCCGAAGGACCTGGAGAAGGTCATCTACTTCGCCGCCTACATGATCACCGAGGTCGACGACGAGCGGCGCACCCGCGACCTGCCCTCGCTGGAGGCCAAGGTCTCCGTCGAGCGCCAGCAGGTCGAGAACCGGCGCGACGCCGACGTCGAGGCCCGGCAGAAGAAGCTGGAGGAGGACCTGGCGGCCCTGGAGGCCGAGGGTGCCAAGGCCGACCAGCGCCGCAAGGTCCGCGAGGGCGGCGAGCGGGAGATGAAGCAGCTGCGCGACCGCGCGCAGCGCGAGATCGACCGCCTGGACGAGGTCTGGAGCCGGTTCAAGTCGCTGAAGGTCCAGGACCTGGAGGGCGACGAGATCCTGTACCGGGAGATGCGTGACCGCTACGGCACGTACTTCTCCGGCTCGATGGGCGCCGCGGCGCTGCAGAAGCGTCTGGAGACCTTCGACCTGGACGCCGAGGCGGAGTCGCTGCGCGACACCATCCGCAACGGCAAGGGCCAGAAGAAGACCCGGGCCCTGAAGCGGCTGAAGGTCGTCGAGGCCTTCCGCTCGACCAACAACTCGCCGTCCGGCATGGTGCTGGACTGCGTGCCCGTGATCCCGCCGGACCTGCGTCCGATGGTGCAGCTGGACGGTGGCCGCTTCGCGACCTCCGACCTGAACGACCTGTACCGCCGCGTGATCAACCGGAACAACCGCCTCAAGCGGCTGCTGGACCTGGGCGCGCCGGAGATCATCGTCAACAACGAGAAGCGGATGCTGCAGGAGGCCGTGGACTCGCTGTTCGACAACGGCCGCCGCGGCCGTCCGGTCACCGGTCCCGGCAACCGTCCGCTGAAGTCCCTGAGCGACATGCTCAAGGGCAAGCAGGGCCGGTTCCGCCAGAACCTGCTGGGCAAGCGCGTCGACTACTCGGCCCGTTCGGTCATCGTCGTCGGCCCGCAGCTCAAGCTGCACCAGTGCGGTCTGCCCAAGCAGATGGCGCTGGAGCTGTTCAAGCCCTTCGTGATGAAGCGGCTGGTGGACCTGAACCACGCGCAGAACATCAAGTCCGCCAAGCGGATGGTGGAGCGCGCGCGGCCGGTCGTGTGGGACGTGCTGGAAGAGGTCATCGGGGAGCACCCGGTGCTGCTCAACCGCGCCCCCACGCTGCACCGTCTGGGCATCCAGGCCTTCGAGCCGCAGCTGGTCGAGGGCAAGGCGATCCAGATCCACCCGCTGGTCTGCACCGCGTTCAACGCGGACTTCGACGGCGACCAGATGGCGGTGCACCTGCCGCTGTCCGCCGAGGCGCAGGCCGAGGCCCGGGTCCTGATGCTGTCCTCGAACAACATCCTGTCCCCGGCGCACGGCCGGCCGATCACCTCGCCGACGCAGGACATGGTCCTGGGCATCTTCTTCCTCACGATGGACCGTGACGGGATGAAGGGCGAGGGCCGGGCGTTCGGCTCGATCTCGGAGGCCATGATGGCCTTCGACAACCGCGAGCTGGACCTGCAGGCGCCGATCGAGCTGCGGATCTCCGAGGCCGTGCCGCCGCGCGGCTGGGTGGCGCCGGAGGGCTGGGAGACCGGTCAGCCGTTCCGCCTGAAGACCTCGCTGGGCCGCGCTCTGTTCAACGAGCTGCTGCCGCTGGACTACCCGTACGAGAACCGCGAGGTGGCCAAGAAGCAGCTCTCGGCGATCGTCAACGACCTGGCCGAGCGCTACCCGAAGGTGACCGTCGCGGCGACCCTGGACAACCTGAAGTCCGCGGGCTTCTACTGGGCGACCCGCTCCGGCGTCACGGTGTCCGTCGAGGACATCGTCGTGCCGCCGAAGAAGGGCGAGATCCTCGAGGGCTACGAGGCCCAGGCCGCCAAGATCCAGAAGCAGTACGAGCGCGGTCTGGTCACCAAGGAAGAGCGCAACCAGGAGCTCATCTCCATCTGGACCAAGGCCACGAACGACGTCGCCGACGCGATGCAGGCGAACTTCTCGAAGACGAACCCGATCTTCATGATGGTCGACTCCGGAGCGCGCGGTAACTTCATGCAGATGCGGCAGATCGCCGGTATGCGTGGACTGGTGTCGAACGCCAAGAACGAGACCATCCCGCGTCCCATCAAGGCGTCCTTCCGCGAGGGCCTGTCGGTCGTCGAGTACTTCATCTCGACGCACGGCGCCCGCAAGGGTCTGGCTGACACCGCGCTGCGCACCGCCGACTCCGGGTACCTCACCCGGCGTCTGGTGGACGTCTCGCAGGACGTGATCATCCGTGAGGAGGACTGCGGTACCGAGCGCGGCATCGTGATGCCGATCGCGTCCCGCGGCTCCGACGGCCGGCTGATCAAGGACGAGAACGTCGAGAACTCGGTCTACGCGCGCAACACCGCGGAGAAGGTCGTCGTCGAGAAGAAGACGATCCTCGACGCCGGCGTGGACCTCGGCGACGTGGCGATCGACAAGCTGATCGAGAACGGCGTGGCCGAGGTCAAGGTCCGCTCGGTCCTGACCTGCCAGTCCAAGGTCGGCACCTGCGCGATGTGCTACGGCCGCTCGCTGGCCACCGGCAAGCTGGTGGACGTCGGCGAGGCGGTGGGCATCATCGCCGCGCAGTCGATCGGCGAGCCCGGCACCCAGCTGACCATGCGCACCTTCCACACCGGCGGTGTGGCCGGTGACGACATCACGCAGGGTCTGCCGCGTGTCATCGAGCTGTTCGAGGCCCGCACGCCCAAGGGCGTGGCGCCGATCGCCGAGGCGGCCGGCCGGGTCCGGATCGAGGACACCGACAAGACCCGCAAGCTGGTCATCACCCCCGACGACCCGTCGGTGGAGGAGGTCGCCTACCCGGTCAGCAAGCGCACCATGCTGCTGGTCTCCGACGACCAGCACGTCGAGGTCGGGCAGGAGCTCACCAAGGGCACCATCAACCCGCACGACGTGCTGCGCATCCTGGGCCAGCGCCAGGTGCAGATCCACCTGGTGGCCGAGGTCCAGAAGGTGTACCGCAGCCAGGGTGTGCCGATCCACGACAAGCACATCGAGATCATCGTCCGGCAGATGCTGCGCCGGGTGACGATCATCGAGGCCGGGGACGCCGAACTGCTCCCGGGCGAGCTGGTCGAGTTCAGCCGCTTCGAGACCGAGAACCGCAAGGTGATCGCCGAGGGCGGGCACGCGGCTTCGGGTCGTCCGCAGCTGATGGGTATCACGAAGGCGTCGCTGGCCACGGACTCGTGGCTGTCGGCGGCCTCCTTCCAGGAGACCACCCGGGTCCTGACCGACGCGGCGATCAACGGCAAGTCCGACTCGCTGCTCGGCCTGAAGGAGAACGTGATCATCGGCAAGCTGATCCCGGCCGGGACCGGCATGCCGCGCTACCGGAACATCAAGGTCGAGCCGACCGAAGAGGCGAAGGCCCAGATGTACACGCTGGTGGGCTACGACGACGACTACTCGTCGTACAGCTTCGGCAGCGGCTCCGGCCAGGCGGTTCCGCTGGAGGAGTACGACTTCGGCGGCTACAGCGGCTGA